Part of the Saimiri boliviensis isolate mSaiBol1 chromosome 21, mSaiBol1.pri, whole genome shotgun sequence genome is shown below.
AGGCTTGGGGGCCGGTAGTCTCGGCAGTCGTTGGAGGGCCGACGTTGCATGTAGCGGGGGCAGTCGGGTGCCCAGAGGCAGCAGTAATAGAAGCTGAGGACATCGTAGAGCCAGTGGGACATGCCAGGCACGCGGGGTGGCGTGCGGAACGGGGGCGCGCCCCAGTCGTGGCCGCGGTCAGGGGTGCTGCCGCTGCTGGAGTCGGCCGTCAGGAGCTGTGTCCCGTCCCCTGAGTAGCAGCACTGCTGGCCGGAGCCGTACCGGGGGCTGGGGGAGCCAGGGGGTCAGGGCCAGGCCGAGGTTGGGAGCCCACCCTGCCCCCTAGCCCCACCCCGGCCTCGGCCCGGGGGCTCACCTGGCCTGCACAGAGCGCACACAGTGCACGGCCTCGGGGTGGTAGGTGCACACACTGCCCTGCTCCATGTCACAGCCGTAGTCCGTCTGCAGAGCAGCAGGTGGCTGTCACTCAGTGGCCTCGAGTTCTGTCATCCCCTCCCTGAGGCCAACCCTGCAGGGACCCTGagaccccagccccaccctccagGGCAACTCTGTCTGCCGCCCCTGGTGCTGTCCTCAGTGGGGAGGCTACTCCCTCGCCCCTTCTCCTGGGCCCTGATGGGAGGCTCACAAAGAAGCGGCCAGAGTCAGCCCGGGCCTGGGCTAGGGTGCAGGGGCAGGCGGGCAGCTCTTCCAGGAAGTTGGGTAGctgctcctccagctcctcccagGCCTGGCACTGAGTGCGGGCCCAGGCCACAGGGTCCTCTCGGAAGTCGTCGCTCAGGTGCCAGGCCAGCGCGTGGTCGTTGGTCCAGAGTGCCTGCACGTCCCTGTGGAGGCAATGATGCTGGAGCTGGGGCGAGGCCACACGGCCTCATGGTCACCCCACTGCCCCACCCTGGCCTGGGCTGCCCAGGCAAGTGTGATGGGCAAAGGCAGACGGGCCCTCCACCCATCACCTGCACCCCTTCTTACTTCTGCCCTGCGTAATTTTTGCTGTCCATGATCCGAAGTGCACCCACTTGCCATTTCTGGTAGCTGGGAGGGGCAGGTTTTGGGGTGAAGGTGAAAGAGCCAGAGTTGGGGATGTGTGTGGCCAGGGGGTATAGGTACGACCACTTTGCGGTCCACTCCTGTGAGTAGGGCATTCCTGAGGGAGAGGAGGTCTGGTTAGCCTTGGCACCTATGGCAGCCTGATGGAGGGGTGGATAGCCCGCCAGGCGGTCCCCTTAGGAGGGGCTGTTCTAGCAGAGACCCTGGGGTGGGTCGTCACCACCTCCCACCACTCTCCAGGATCTCTGTCCCTGCAAGAAGCTGAGCCCAGGGGCTATGCCAGCTGTGCCAGCGTTCCGCAGGAATCTCCTCCCCAGGATCCAGGCCCCACACAGCTGCCCCTCCCACCTGCCTCACAACCCTGCACTGCATGCCCCTTGATCCGAATCCCCCGTCTCTGCCTGGAAttcccttccctcctcagccccacTTGGAAACTCCGCTCCTTCCCCCACACAGCTGGGACTCCCTTTCTCCCATCTCTGGGAGCCCAGCGCTCTGGATGCCACCCCAGCCCTCAGCTGATGCACCCAGCCCTCAGCTGGCCTCACCGATCTCCTCGTAGCCCCACAGCTCGATGGTGACAGTCTGTGTGGGCAGCGCCTCCACGTGCCAGGTCAGGCTGAGGTTGCCCCAGGTGTCGGCGGTGCCGTAGTATTGCCAACGTGTCTCGTTCACCAATGTGCTCTTCTCCATCATCGACACTTTGTTGGGGTGcactggggaggggaggtgagggggagTGAGGGTCTGGGGCCCAGTGGGTGCAGGGAGGAGGCCCGAAGGCTTCAAGGGCTGTGGAAGCCTCCAGGGCCAATGAATGGCAGCAGCTGGGCGATGGTCTCCCCTCCCTCCGCTGCCCACGCCTCTAACCTCCACCCAGCttctctcctgccctggcctggtGGAGCTGATTGAGTAAGCCCTGGCTCACCTCTCTGGAGGACCCTCACAGCTCTCACTTGCTCTGGGCTGGGACCGCTGTCTGGATGCCAGGGAGTGGGAAGGGGCTGAAGGAACTCTCACAGGCAGGCCTCGAAAGGGACTGGTTCAGCCAGAGCGGCAGGGCACGGGTGCCAAGTCTCAATGTGCATAGATTAGCACTGGGGAAAGTTCCCGTGGGGGCAGGCTGCGGGCAGGGACCGGGGCTGAAGTCTCACCAGCCAGCCAGGTGCCTGCACGAGGGAAGGAGTGGCCGTTGTCCAGCGAGACGGTGAAGGGGATGCGGCCACTCTCATAGAGCAGGGGTGACACGCAGTGCACTTGCCCGGAGGAGTCCACGTGGCCCAGGGTCTGGATGCTCTCCTTAAACCTGTGGGCGTGGCGGTGGTAGGAGGGGCAGAGCTATTGCAGGCTGAGCCTCTCCACAGTCCGAACTCCCTGGGGAACTCAGCTAGCCAGCTGTCCCTGTGCCCTCCTGCTTGTCCTGGGTCCTGGGGACTCCACTCAGCCAACTAGTGGTTCTGAGCCCTCTCGGCATGCATGGGGATGGGGTCTGGGGCTCGGTGCTGGCCTCTAGGGCCTCGAACCTGCAGATCACGCTGCCATCTGTGGGGCTGATCGTCTTGAAGTGCTGCACCACGAAGTCCTTGCCGCCCATCATGGAGCCCGAGTAGGGTGCGATCTCCAGGCAGAAGTCCCGGAAATCCAAGCAGCACGTGCCAAGGCCGGAGCAGGTCGGGTGGCAGGAACATGGTCCTTCCAGGGCGCCACAGCGCATGGAGCAGCTCTCTTGGGCATCTGGAGGAGAGGATGCTGAGGGCCTGGCCTGGCGGGTGCTGGACTGGCTGCCTCATGTCCAGGGCCTGTCTCTGTTCCTCCCACAGTCCATTAGACAGCAGCATCCCCAGGAGAACACTGGCCAGGAACTGCATGGGCCACCACATAAATACAGTAGAAAGCCACAGGGCCAGTGGGGATGGGGTGAATCTTAGCAAGGACCATCTGGTTGTTGCCCTGACTGACGGGCTAGAACACACTGAGAAGAGGAaattgaactcgggaggtggaggctgcagtgagccgagaccatgccattgcactccagcctaggtaacaagagtgaagtacagtctcaaaaaaaaaagagggggagtGCTGCTCTCAGGGCGGAAGCCCAGGGGTGTTCCCCTCCTTTTTGGGGAGAGGGGGGACATTTCAAGCAGGGGtcccagcaatggggaaagggaagTAAGGGTGCACACCGTGAGGGGCTGTGGGCACCAGGCCCAAAGTATCTCCTATAGGCCATGAGTCCCGCAGCAGGGCCGTGTTTCCAGGAGCTGGCATGAAGGAAGGTTGGAGGGAGGGACTGGGGCGGGGGCatgcacccaggctggaatcgCACCTCCTGGGCCCTTCCCCGTCTCCCATCAAAGGAGGCCAGTTGAAGGccgggcctgggcctgggccaccCCGCTGGCCCCACTTCACTAAGTGCAGTGTCTGGCACTGAAGAgcaacagtaaatatttgttggccaAGGATGTGGTGGCGCAGAGGGGTGTGGGGCGAAGGCTGAGAGATGCTTGCAAGTGAGATAAGTGGCAGGAGGGTGGATGGGAAATGGGTGAGGGGCTGGGAGTGGCCTGGGGCCAGTCTCTTGGTTCTGGTGTTTAGGGCTTTCCCTAGACTTTCCCGGATTCAGCCCCACCCCGATGAGGACCCACAATCCTGGCTCCCCCTCCAAGATCCCGCCCTCTGTCAGGGCTGGGGATGCAGGCTGAGGGCTCTGCTGATCTCCCCTGTCTTCCTCCTAGCTCCCAGTGGGTTTAGGGTGGGCCCGGCCCAGGCTGCACATCCCCATGGGCTGTCCCTCCACCGTGGACCTTCAGAATTtcttccctccacccccagcacaGTCACAGATGGTCTGACAGATGGACATAGGCTGAGCCCAGAGGGGCGTCTGCCCAGGCCTGGCTGCAGccagatggacagacagacggGGTCACAGAAGGGCTGGGGGGCATACCTGCTGTGGGTCCAGGGCCCGGGCCGGGGACTGTCGCCAGCAGCAGCAGGGCCCAGGGCAGAAGGGCCGGCTTCATGATCTGTGTCTGCAGCCAGCAGTGCAGTGGCTTAGAGGCCAGGCTGACTCCCCGCCGGCCTGGCCCCGCCCGCCCTGCGCTCTGCGGcaccgccccgccccgccccttcccacccctccccacccggTCCCCTCTCAAAGTCCACAGGTGGCTTCGTGGACCAGCAGGGCCCAACCTGCCCCGTTAGCACATTCCTGGCCCGAAGGCCTGGGACATGGTGCAGGGGGCCGAACCTCGACCCTGGGACCCTGTGGGAGGGTGAGGAGGCCGGAGCCTCCAGCTGCAGGACCTTTGGCAGGCGATGAGCCGGATGTCCAGAGGCCCTAGCTCAGACCCTGGGTCCCAGCCCGGCCCTGCATGCAGGGTGTGCAGGGCGGGGCAGCAACAGAGGATGGGATGCGCAGGGTGGGTAAGGCAGGGCTGTTTTAGCTCCAGGCAGGATTTCAGCTTTTGTGGCCCTGACGTTGACCTTCATCTCTAGCCCTTATCTTCCTACAGGAAGGAGGTGGTCCCAGTGGCTCCTCTGGGGGAGGCAGAAGCTGTTAGGTCAGGCACAGGCTGAGCCCTGGGGCTGAGGCAGCTCTGCAGGGgtccaggaaggagggaggggagagggagggaagtaCCTGAGCCCAGCTGGGGACTTAGAAGGGAGGTAGGGCTCATCCCTGGGCCCCAGAGATGCCACTACCCTGGGGAGCCTTGGCTCTCCCAGCCACACCTAATCCTGCCACTCATGGAGCTTGCATAATCTAATCAGTGTTCCCCTCCCTTCCtgagcagatgaggaaactgaagctcagatgTGGACCGGCAAGGCCAAGCCAGCCCCTTGGTGGCTTCTGGGAGCCCCTGCAGCCATGGGGGCGGTTAGGGCTGCCGCCTGGGACTAGTCACTTGGCTCCTGCCACCTGGGCTGGATGTCCAGACAGGCGGGTGGTCCTCTCCCAGCTGCAGCTTCTCAAGGTGTCCAAAAGGGACTCTTGCCAAACTTGCAGGGAGTCAGAGCCAGGGCATGAGCTTAGGCCATCTTGTCTGTGACCTGCCCCAGTGCTTGGGGCCAGGCCAGCCCATTGTTTCCCGCCCCATTCTCTCTTGCCTGGGTGGTGCCTGCTGGGAACCGCAGGGTGTTGGCAGTCACCTGCAGCTCCAGAGAGGTGGCCCTTACTAAAGGTGTTGGAGGTGTGCAGTGGGGGATTTGGCTCCTGAGTCCCCACACAGAGCTGTTCCAGGGAAGCCACACCCACAGTTGA
Proteins encoded:
- the SUSD2 gene encoding sushi domain-containing protein 2 isoform X2 produces the protein MKPALLPWALLLLATVPGPGPGPTADAQESCSMRCGALEGPCSCHPTCSGLGTCCLDFRDFCLEIAPYSGSMMGGKDFVVQHFKTISPTDGSVICRFKESIQTLGHVDSSGQVHCVSPLLYESGRIPFTVSLDNGHSFPRAGTWLAVHPNKVSMMEKSTLVNETRWQYYGTADTWGNLSLTWHVEALPTQTVTIELWGYEEIGMPYSQEWTAKWSYLYPLATHIPNSGSFTFTPKPAPPSYQKWQVGALRIMDSKNYAGQKDVQALWTNDHALAWHLSDDFREDPVAWARTQCQAWEELEEQLPNFLEELPACPCTLAQARADSGRFFTDYGCDMEQGSVCTYHPEAVHCVRSVQASPRYGSGQQCCYSGDGTQLLTADSSSGSTPDRGHDWGAPPFRTPPRVPGMSHWLYDVLSFYYCCLWAPDCPRYMQRRPSNDCRDYRPPSLASAFGDPHFVTFDGTNFTFNGRGEYVLLEAALTDLKVQARAQPGTTSNGTQTRGTGLTAVAVQEGNSDVVEVRLANRTGGLEVLLNQGVLSFAEQSWMDLKGMFLSVAAGDRVSIMLASGAGLEVSLPGPFLSVSVLLPEKFRTHTHGLLGTLNGDPTDDFTLRNGHVLPPGTSPRELFLFGADWAVHNASSLLTYDSWFLVHNFLYRAKHDPTFEPLFPGETTLNPSQAQEAARLCGDDHFCNFDVAATGSLSTGNATRVAYQLHQRRMQSLQPVVSCGWLAPPPNGKKDSNRYLAGSTIYFHCDDGYSLAGAETSTCQADGTWSSPTPKCQPGRSYAVLLGIIFGGLAVVATVTLIYVLLRRRKGNIHVWGTQA
- the SUSD2 gene encoding sushi domain-containing protein 2 isoform X1; its protein translation is MKPALLPWALLLLATVPGPGPGPTADAQESCSMRCGALEGPCSCHPTCSGLGTCCLDFRDFCLEIAPYSGSMMGGKDFVVQHFKTISPTDGSVICRFKESIQTLGHVDSSGQVHCVSPLLYESGRIPFTVSLDNGHSFPRAGTWLAVHPNKVSMMEKSTLVNETRWQYYGTADTWGNLSLTWHVEALPTQTVTIELWGYEEIGMPYSQEWTAKWSYLYPLATHIPNSGSFTFTPKPAPPSYQKWQVGALRIMDSKNYAGQKDVQALWTNDHALAWHLSDDFREDPVAWARTQCQAWEELEEQLPNFLEELPACPCTLAQARADSGRFFTDYGCDMEQGSVCTYHPEAVHCVRSVQASPRYGSGQQCCYSGDGTQLLTADSSSGSTPDRGHDWGAPPFRTPPRVPGMSHWLYDVLSFYYCCLWAPDCPRYMQRRPSNDCRDYRPPSLASAFGDPHFVTFDGTNFTFNGRGEYVLLEAALTDLKVQARAQPGTTSNGTQTRGTGLTAVAVQEGNSDVVEVRLANRTGGLEVLLNQGVLSFAEQSWMDLKGMFLSVAAGDRVSIMLASGAGLEVSLPGPFLSVSVLLPEKFRTHTHGLLGTLNGDPTDDFTLRNGHVLPPGTSPRELFLFGADWAVHNASSLLTYDSWFLVHNFLYRAKHDPTFEPLFPGETTLNPSQAQEAARLCGDDHFCNFDVAATGSLSTGNATRVAYQLHQRRMQSLQPVVSCGWLAPPPNGKKDSNRYLAGSTIYFHCDDGYSLAGAETSTCQADGTWSSPTPKCQPDTSGAHRPDGSSSAMSTRPRPLRTGTPVLRLPHPQDQTPGTRMPDTWAFNSLLCHLRPQAGGPVFQHPSPVPAALCAAPQILTALIPQT